A segment of the Allosaccharopolyspora coralli genome:
ACGCCGTCTTCCCCGCCACGCCGTCTTCCCCGCCACGCCGGCGCGAGCCACCCCCGATGCCGTCACCCGGCGTGGAGCCCCCCACACTGGCCGTGACTTCCGCCCACGACCTGGTTCGGGCGGTCGTCGTCGGTCGGCCGGGGTTCGTTCCCGTCGCAGCGCAGTGCACCGTCGATCTCGTTCCCGGCAACGAGGATCGGACGCCCACCGGTATTGGCGACGAGCCGTACGTCGCCACCGACGGTCGAGTCGTCCACAGCCACGGCCTGGGTGCCGTTCGCCAACCGGACCGAACCGTGGACCGCGGTGCGTTCCAGCCGCACGAGCCCGGCGCCGTCGGTGTCCACCGAGCCCACCGAGCCGCCGGAGACCCACACGCCACCGGGGCCCTGCGAGCTCACCGTGCCCGTGATCGTCGAGTCGATCGCGAGCACCGAAGCACCCGCACGCACCCGCACCGGCCCGTTCACTTCCGCACCCCGCAGGCAGGTCGCACCGTCGGTGATCTCCAGCGGCCCGTCGTGGCGGCCGGTGATCGTCTGCGCGCACCGGACGACCGGCACCGTCGCGCCGACGGATTCTCTGCCTTCGGGTCGATGGTTGTCGACACCGAAGAACTCCCCGTCCGCGCGCGCCCGCTCGTAGCGCATCGTCAGGGCGGCGAGGTCTCCGTGCAGGTCCCGGACAATCGCCCCGTCCGGCTGGTTCTCGAGCGTGACCGCATCCGGCGGTTCGACCGAGGTCGTCACACGGTTGAGCGGGTGCGTGAGGGCGTGGCCGGCACCGCGCGCCGAGCGCACCGTCCAGCCGATCCGCGTCGCGCCCTGATCCACTCGGACGACGTCCGTAGTGGTCTCCAGCGCGTACGGCGCGACGCCGGACGGGATGGGCCGGTCCGCGGTGGACTGGTCGACGGACAGTCCGCCGTCGTCGAGGCGCATTCGAGCCGTGTAGATCCGGCGGTGGTCCGAGGTCGACGGCCTGCCGTGATGGACGTAGTAGAGCTCTGCGCCGTCCGGTGACGCGATCACGCTGCCGTGACCGGTCGAGAACATGCTCTGCTGCTCGTCCTGGCTCAACACCGGGTTCTCCGGGGCCTTGCGCCACGGGCCGAGAGGGCTCTGCGCCGTCGCGTAGCCGACTCCGTAGTGCCGATTCTGGAAGTTGTTGGCCGAGTACGTCAGGTAGTAGATCCGAGAGCCGTCCGCCCGATGAGCCTTGACCGTCGTAGTGCCCTCCTCCCAGCGGCGGTCCTTCTTCTCCCCGCCGGTCTCCGCGTAGTCGTCGACGTGCGCGTTCTCCCACTCCTGCTTGTCGGAACCGTAGTCGAGGATCGGCGTGTACCCGTCCTTACGGGTACCGGGCGGATCGTCCGGCCCGAGGTTGGCGTTGACGTAGTCGGGATGCACCGTGGGAGCGGTGCCGCCCGCAGGATCGTTCCACCAGTCCGTGGTGAGTTCGACGGCGTACACGTTGGACTCCTCGATGTACTTGCTGAGGTCGTGATCCCACACCCAGTTGCGGTAGGCGTTGCGCGAGAAGTACAGGAAGATCCGGTCGCCGTCGAAGAAGACGTTCGGGTCGATGAACGGAAGGTAGGTGCCCTTCGGCGCGGTGCGCCCCTCTTCCAGCGTCTCCGGCGGCTTCTTCTGTGTGTCGTCCATGATCAGATTGACGTCGTGGTAGTCCGGGTCGTACGGGCGGTAGTCGAGCGGTTCCGTGGTGATGTTGCGGAACGGCCCGTACGGGGTGTCGGAGACCGCGACCCCGATCTTGCACGCCTCTTCGAAGTCCGGGTACCGGAAGTGCTCCGCGACACCCTCGTTCATCCGTGCCGAGTAGAACAGGTAGTACAGCCCGGTGTCGGGGTTGTGGTAGACCTCCGGCGCCCAGAACCAGTCGTGGGCCCATTGGCTACCGTCGTCGACGTCCAGCGCCCCGCCCGGCACCTTCTGCCACGTGATCAGATCCGGAGATCGGTAGATCGCGAACCGGTAGCCGGCGTCGGCGCCGTCGGTCGAATAGGCGACGTACTGCCCGGACGCCTCGTCCCAGAGCACGAACGGGTCGGCGCCGAACGTGCTCGCGTCGTTGAAGTACGTGGCGTTCGTTCCCACCGTCGGACCGGATTCCGGTGTCACTCGTTCCTCACCCACGGCGACCGGGGCACTCGCGAGCACGAGGATCGCCACCAACCACAACCCGTGCCGACAGCGTGCTCGACGCACTCGATCCCTCGCCCCCCGCAGCCCCGAGGCACCCTGCCTGCCGCAGAGCGGGACCGATTCGTGCCCGGATTTCCCGGTCCATAGTAGACTCCTCGGGTTCGCGGCGGCAGTGAATCCGGTACCAAGTGCCGGATCGGGTGAGCTGTTTGGCACGCTGCTGGGATGGTCGCCGAACGGTCCTTTCCCCGCCACAGTGCCCGCACCCAGGGATTCACGCTGGGTGCGCCGCGCAACATCACGGTCGCCGCGGACGGCGACCGGGTCCTGTTCCTGCGCTCCCTCGACGGCACCGATCGCCGCAACCGGCTCTGGACACTCGACCTGAACACCGGCGAGGAGGCGTTGCTCGCGGACCCGGACACGGTGGTCGACGACAGCACACTCTCCCCGCAAGAGCGAGCCCGGCGAGAACGGTCCCGGGAGCGCGCCGCGGGCATCGTCGGCTACGCCACCGACGAAGCGGGCGACCTCGTCGCCTTCGCACTGTCCGGACGACTCTTCGTCTGCGAGGTACCCGGCAGGACCGTCGAGGAGCTGCCCGTGCAGGCACCCGTGCTCGATCCCCGCCCCAGCCCGGACGGGACACACATCGCCTACCTGTCCCGTGGCGAGCTCCGGGTCGTCGCCACCGACGGCAGCGCGGGCCGGGCACTGGCCAGGCCCGACGGCGACGACGTCACCTGGGGTGCGGCCGAGTTCATCGCCGCCGAGGAGATGCGCCGGTCCCGTGGCTACTGGTGGGCACCCGACAGCACCCGGATGCTCGCCGCGCGCGTCGACGAAGCCGACGTCCCACGGTGGTATCTCGACGACCCGGCCGAGCCCGACCAGGCACCCGCGAGCATGGCCTACCCGGCCGCGGGCACCGTCAACGCCGACGTCCGACTGGCGGTGCTGGGGCTCGACGGCACGCGAGTGGACGTCGACTGGGACCGTGCGCACTATCCCTACGTCGTGGCCGCGTCGTGGAACGAGCACGGCAGCCCGCTGCTGACCGTCCAGACCCGCGACCAGCGCACCCAGCTCGTCCTCGCCCTCGACCCGGACACCGGAGCCACGGCGGAGATCCACCGCGACACCAGCGCCCACTGGATCGAGATCAAACCAGGCTGGCCGACCTGGACTCCCGACGGACGACTGGTGCGCATCGCCGCACACGACGACGCCTACCGGCTCGTCGTCGGCGACGAGCACTGGACAACCGCTCCCCTGCAACTGCGCGGCGTCGTCGACGTCACCGACGAGGACGTCCTCGTCTCCGCCTCCGCAGCGGATCCCACCCAGGTCCACCTCTACCGCGTCACCGCACACGGCGCCGAACGCATCACGCCCGCACCCGGCGTCCACACCGGACATCGCAGAGGCGAGGTCACCGTGCTCCAGTCCGAAGACCTCGACACCCCGAGCCCCCGGGTGCGGGTCCTGCGTCGCGGCGAGCCGGTCGCCGAGATCGCGAACCACGCCGACACCCCCGAGCTCGCACTCAACGTCGAGCTGCTCCGCGTCGGGAACCGCGACCTCGCCACCGCGCTGCTGCTCCCGCACGGACACCGCCCCGAACACGGCCCACTGCCCGTCCTGCTCGACCCCTACGGCGGACCGCAGGCGCAACGGGTCCTCGCCAGACAGCGCGGCTGGTTCACCTCACAATGGCTCGCCGACCAAGGATTCGCCGTCGTCGTCATCGACGGCCGGGGCATGACCGGACGCGATCCCGCTTGGGACCACGCCCTCTCCGGAGACCTCGCGGGACCGACGCTGCAGGACCAGGTCGACGGGTTGCACGCCCTCGCAGCGCGGCGCCCCGAACTGGACCTCGACCGGGTCGCGATCCGGGGATGGTCGTTCGGCGGATTCCTCGCCGCTCTGGCCGTGCTCCGCCGCCCCGACGTCTTCCACGCCGCCGTCGCCGGAGCCCCCGTCACCGACCAGCGCCTCTACGACACGCACTACACCGAGCGCTACCTCGGCGACCCCACGACCTCGCCCGAGGTGTACGAGGCGAGCTCACTCATCGCCGACGCACCCCGGCTGCGGCGCCCGCTCCTACTCGTCCACGGCACGGTCGACGACAACGTGGTGCCCGCGCACTCACTTCGCCTCTCGGCGGCGCTGACCGCGGCAGGACGACCGCACTCGTTCCTGCCGTTGCCCGGAGTCACCCACATGCCCTCGGACGAGACCACGGCCGAGAACCTGCTCGTCCTCCAGGTCGACTTCCTGCG
Coding sequences within it:
- a CDS encoding S9 family peptidase, with protein sequence MVAERSFPRHSARTQGFTLGAPRNITVAADGDRVLFLRSLDGTDRRNRLWTLDLNTGEEALLADPDTVVDDSTLSPQERARRERSRERAAGIVGYATDEAGDLVAFALSGRLFVCEVPGRTVEELPVQAPVLDPRPSPDGTHIAYLSRGELRVVATDGSAGRALARPDGDDVTWGAAEFIAAEEMRRSRGYWWAPDSTRMLAARVDEADVPRWYLDDPAEPDQAPASMAYPAAGTVNADVRLAVLGLDGTRVDVDWDRAHYPYVVAASWNEHGSPLLTVQTRDQRTQLVLALDPDTGATAEIHRDTSAHWIEIKPGWPTWTPDGRLVRIAAHDDAYRLVVGDEHWTTAPLQLRGVVDVTDEDVLVSASAADPTQVHLYRVTAHGAERITPAPGVHTGHRRGEVTVLQSEDLDTPSPRVRVLRRGEPVAEIANHADTPELALNVELLRVGNRDLATALLLPHGHRPEHGPLPVLLDPYGGPQAQRVLARQRGWFTSQWLADQGFAVVVIDGRGMTGRDPAWDHALSGDLAGPTLQDQVDGLHALAARRPELDLDRVAIRGWSFGGFLAALAVLRRPDVFHAAVAGAPVTDQRLYDTHYTERYLGDPTTSPEVYEASSLIADAPRLRRPLLLVHGTVDDNVVPAHSLRLSAALTAAGRPHSFLPLPGVTHMPSDETTAENLLVLQVDFLRRALAAN
- a CDS encoding glycoside hydrolase family 43 protein is translated as MAILVLASAPVAVGEERVTPESGPTVGTNATYFNDASTFGADPFVLWDEASGQYVAYSTDGADAGYRFAIYRSPDLITWQKVPGGALDVDDGSQWAHDWFWAPEVYHNPDTGLYYLFYSARMNEGVAEHFRYPDFEEACKIGVAVSDTPYGPFRNITTEPLDYRPYDPDYHDVNLIMDDTQKKPPETLEEGRTAPKGTYLPFIDPNVFFDGDRIFLYFSRNAYRNWVWDHDLSKYIEESNVYAVELTTDWWNDPAGGTAPTVHPDYVNANLGPDDPPGTRKDGYTPILDYGSDKQEWENAHVDDYAETGGEKKDRRWEEGTTTVKAHRADGSRIYYLTYSANNFQNRHYGVGYATAQSPLGPWRKAPENPVLSQDEQQSMFSTGHGSVIASPDGAELYYVHHGRPSTSDHRRIYTARMRLDDGGLSVDQSTADRPIPSGVAPYALETTTDVVRVDQGATRIGWTVRSARGAGHALTHPLNRVTTSVEPPDAVTLENQPDGAIVRDLHGDLAALTMRYERARADGEFFGVDNHRPEGRESVGATVPVVRCAQTITGRHDGPLEITDGATCLRGAEVNGPVRVRAGASVLAIDSTITGTVSSQGPGGVWVSGGSVGSVDTDGAGLVRLERTAVHGSVRLANGTQAVAVDDSTVGGDVRLVANTGGRPILVAGNEIDGALRCDGNEPRPTDDDRPNQVVGGSHGQCGGLHAG